One window of Sphingomonas paeninsulae genomic DNA carries:
- a CDS encoding efflux RND transporter periplasmic adaptor subunit produces the protein MSARANAGLARSTAARWNDLLTTNSVSKQEAEEKNGDLASKNASVQAALANLDRLLASKTFATIRAPFSGVVTTRNADIGDLVGPGVSNQQPIFAVADIQKIRVYVSVPQAYSAEMTRVSKQRSHCPIFRGEASMRISLETPGRLTARRERLRFSC, from the coding sequence GTGAGCGCACGTGCCAATGCCGGTTTGGCCCGAAGCACTGCGGCACGGTGGAACGACCTGCTTACCACCAATTCGGTTTCGAAGCAGGAAGCCGAAGAAAAGAACGGCGATCTGGCCAGCAAGAATGCGTCGGTACAGGCCGCTCTTGCAAATCTCGATCGACTGCTCGCATCCAAGACATTTGCCACGATCCGCGCACCTTTCTCTGGAGTAGTGACCACAAGGAATGCCGACATCGGCGATCTGGTAGGGCCTGGCGTCAGCAATCAGCAGCCGATATTTGCGGTTGCCGACATCCAAAAGATCCGCGTCTATGTCAGTGTGCCTCAGGCTTATTCAGCCGAGATGACCCGGGTCTCGAAGCAACGCTCACATTGCCCGATTTTCCGGGGCGAAGCTTCGATGCGCATATCATTGGAAACTCCGGGGCGATTAACGGCCAGACGGGAACGTTTGAGGTTCAGTTGCTAG
- the fabD gene encoding ACP S-malonyltransferase, translated as MKAFIFPGQGSQSIGMGKALADASPIARAVFQEVDDALDQHLYRLMTEGFERDLTLTENAQPAIMANAIATLRVLEREGNIKLADKASFVAGHSLGEYTALCAADAMDLATTARLLKTRGQAMQAAVPVGEGAMAVLLGLDFETAKAVAEEAAQGEVCEAANDNGGGQVVVSGHTDAIDRAIQIAKTKGAKRAMTLPVSAPFHCALMAPAADVMATALAAARIQSPLVPVFANVTAAQVSDPNVIRDLLVQQVTGTVRWRESVEAMWDAGVTEVVEFGGKVLGPMVRRISPDMKATSIVTMNDIESLLATL; from the coding sequence ATGAAGGCGTTTATATTTCCAGGGCAAGGGAGCCAGTCGATTGGCATGGGCAAGGCTTTAGCAGACGCCAGTCCGATTGCGCGGGCGGTGTTTCAGGAAGTCGATGACGCGCTGGACCAGCACCTTTACCGTCTGATGACAGAGGGTTTCGAGCGCGATCTGACCCTAACCGAGAATGCTCAGCCCGCTATTATGGCAAATGCGATTGCGACGCTGCGAGTGCTGGAGCGTGAGGGCAATATCAAGCTGGCGGACAAGGCTTCGTTCGTCGCTGGTCACTCGTTGGGCGAATATACGGCGTTGTGTGCGGCGGACGCAATGGACCTTGCGACCACGGCTCGGCTGTTGAAGACGCGCGGACAGGCAATGCAGGCGGCGGTGCCGGTGGGTGAGGGGGCCATGGCGGTGCTGCTCGGGCTGGACTTCGAGACTGCGAAGGCTGTTGCTGAGGAAGCTGCTCAGGGTGAAGTTTGCGAGGCGGCCAATGACAATGGCGGCGGACAAGTTGTGGTTTCGGGGCACACAGATGCGATCGATCGCGCCATCCAAATCGCCAAAACCAAGGGTGCCAAGCGTGCCATGACTTTGCCGGTGTCGGCGCCGTTTCACTGCGCGCTGATGGCGCCTGCTGCCGATGTTATGGCGACTGCGCTCGCAGCCGCCCGTATTCAGTCGCCGCTGGTTCCGGTGTTCGCCAATGTTACTGCCGCCCAGGTTTCCGATCCAAACGTGATCCGCGACCTTCTGGTGCAACAGGTTACTGGAACAGTGCGGTGGCGCGAAAGTGTCGAGGCGATGTGGGATGCGGGCGTTACCGAAGTCGTCGAGTTTGGCGGTAAGGTCCTCGGTCCGATGGTGCGTCGCATTTCGCCCGACATGAAGGCAACCAGCATTGTAACGATGAACGATATCGAAAGTTTGCTGGCAACGCTTTGA
- the rpsF gene encoding 30S ribosomal protein S6 translates to MALYEHVFLARQDLAQAQVDTLAETATKIIEDNGGKVIKTETWGLRSLAYRIAKNRKAHYVMLEFDAPTNVPIELERQTQINEDVLRYMTLRVDEHEAGPSAMMRRSERSERSDRGDRGDRPRRDRDDRPRDDRPREDRPRRDDAEAA, encoded by the coding sequence ATGGCTCTTTACGAGCATGTGTTTCTCGCGCGTCAGGATCTGGCTCAAGCCCAGGTCGATACGCTGGCAGAAACAGCTACCAAAATCATCGAAGACAACGGCGGCAAGGTCATCAAGACTGAGACGTGGGGTCTGCGTTCGTTGGCTTACCGGATCGCGAAGAACCGCAAGGCGCATTACGTCATGCTCGAATTCGACGCACCGACCAACGTGCCGATCGAACTCGAACGCCAGACCCAGATCAACGAAGACGTGCTGCGTTACATGACGCTGCGTGTCGACGAACATGAAGCTGGTCCTTCGGCCATGATGCGTCGTTCCGAGCGTTCGGAACGCAGCGATCGTGGTGACCGGGGCGACCGCCCCCGTCGTGACCGTGATGACCGTCCTCGCGACGATCGTCCCCGTGAAGACCGGCCGCGTCGCGACGACGCTGAAGCCGCTTAA
- the rpsR gene encoding 30S ribosomal protein S18 — translation MARPFFRRRKSCPFSAKDAPRIDYKDVRLLQGFVSERGKIVPSRITAVSAPKQRELAQAIKRARHIGLLPYIVK, via the coding sequence ATGGCCCGCCCATTTTTCCGCCGCCGCAAAAGCTGCCCGTTCTCTGCCAAGGACGCCCCACGGATAGACTATAAGGATGTCCGGTTGCTTCAGGGCTTCGTGTCCGAGCGTGGCAAGATTGTGCCTTCGCGTATCACCGCCGTCAGTGCCCCAAAGCAGCGCGAACTCGCCCAGGCGATCAAGCGTGCGCGGCACATCGGTCTCCTTCCCTATATCGTTAAGTAA
- the rplI gene encoding 50S ribosomal protein L9: MEVILLERVEKLGSIGDVVTVKNGFARNFLLPNKKALRSNAANLKLFEANKARIVADNDTRRGEAEKAAETVNGASVTLIRQASNTGQLYGSVAVRDIVEALEAESHKVSKNQVILDKPIKAIGVYEVRVQLHPEVAVTVKVNVARSPEEAELQAQGVDVMASMFEKDEAGFTEDYDPNAEPGEIASDAANEEPAAEA, translated from the coding sequence ATGGAAGTGATCCTGCTCGAGCGCGTTGAGAAGCTTGGTTCGATCGGTGACGTTGTCACTGTGAAGAACGGTTTTGCGCGCAATTTCCTCCTCCCGAACAAGAAGGCGCTGCGTTCGAACGCTGCTAACCTGAAACTGTTCGAAGCAAACAAGGCGCGGATCGTCGCCGACAACGACACGCGTCGCGGTGAAGCCGAAAAAGCTGCCGAGACCGTCAATGGTGCGTCGGTTACGTTGATCCGTCAGGCATCGAACACCGGCCAGCTTTATGGTTCGGTTGCGGTGCGTGACATCGTCGAAGCTCTTGAAGCCGAAAGCCACAAGGTCAGCAAGAACCAGGTTATCCTGGACAAGCCGATTAAGGCGATTGGCGTCTATGAAGTCCGCGTTCAACTGCATCCCGAAGTCGCGGTGACTGTTAAGGTCAACGTGGCACGCAGCCCCGAAGAAGCCGAGCTCCAGGCTCAGGGCGTCGATGTCATGGCATCGATGTTCGAGAAGGACGAAGCTGGCTTCACCGAAGATTACGATCCCAATGCCGAACCCGGCGAGATCGCTTCGGATGCTGCAAACGAAGAACCAGCGGCCGAAGCCTGA
- the folE gene encoding GTP cyclohydrolase I FolE, with product MPIENTASDGQLRKEKLPVPKHVEDAVRTLIAWSGDDPDREGLLDTPKRVARAWKEYCEGYREDPGYHLSRTFEEVGGYNELVLLKDIPFQSHCEHHMAPIVGKASIAYMPQDRVVGISKLARVLNGYARRLQVQERLTAQVAQSIWDNLQPQGVAVVIEATHGCMTGRGVRTPGVSMTTSRLLGCFLDDSRSRSEVLKLMGY from the coding sequence ATGCCGATAGAGAACACTGCTTCCGATGGGCAGTTGCGTAAGGAAAAGCTGCCAGTTCCCAAGCATGTGGAAGATGCCGTCCGAACGTTGATTGCCTGGTCGGGCGATGATCCTGACCGCGAAGGCTTGCTGGATACGCCGAAGCGTGTGGCGCGGGCATGGAAAGAATATTGTGAAGGCTATCGGGAAGACCCCGGCTATCACCTGTCGCGTACATTCGAGGAAGTCGGTGGATATAACGAACTGGTGTTGTTGAAAGACATCCCGTTCCAGTCGCATTGTGAGCATCACATGGCACCGATCGTCGGTAAGGCGTCGATCGCCTATATGCCGCAGGATCGCGTCGTCGGAATTTCAAAGCTGGCGCGTGTTTTGAACGGATATGCCCGCCGCCTTCAGGTTCAGGAACGGCTGACAGCGCAGGTCGCGCAGTCGATCTGGGATAATTTGCAGCCACAGGGTGTCGCGGTCGTGATCGAGGCGACGCATGGATGCATGACCGGGCGCGGTGTTCGCACTCCGGGCGTGTCGATGACGACGAGTCGGTTGCTCGGTTGCTTTCTGGATGACTCGCGCAGCCGTAGCGAAGTCCTGAAACTCATGGGTTACTAA
- a CDS encoding lipopolysaccharide biosynthesis protein: protein MPHRTWRSIAQNTSWMLLGKIVGAVLSLIYLGMATRALGKTGFGEFVIILGAGQTIAALVSFETWQILLRFGMDRIDEGRSEKLGRLVAFCMVLDLSGVFIGTVLAVVGVQVLGPFFGWSDSVKHDALIFCILLLISERSAPTGILRLFDRFGIAAFAETVTPVVRLIGAVVVVSLGASVRGLLAAWAIAEMATAITHWILALRLIPLHARWWRLDGLRAVPGEHPGLWRFAGIVNATSTFGLVGKQIAVLLVGASVGAAAAGGYRIAHQLGQALANISEMLSRATFTELMRARATQTAQQLALLFRKASIMAGLTASVMIAIMLLLGKLLLSVLGGGQYAAAYPLVLLLGTAAALDAAGVSFEPALLATGRAWLAFRLRLVSGATLLAALFVALEWGGTTTAAAATCGVAALTLILFGTAAWRAVHYGD from the coding sequence GTGCCGCACCGTACGTGGCGCAGCATCGCTCAAAATACGAGCTGGATGTTGTTGGGGAAGATCGTCGGCGCGGTTCTCAGCCTGATCTATCTTGGGATGGCGACACGGGCGCTTGGCAAGACCGGCTTTGGTGAGTTCGTTATCATTTTGGGGGCGGGACAGACGATTGCCGCACTCGTTAGCTTTGAAACATGGCAGATCCTGTTGCGGTTCGGAATGGACCGCATCGACGAGGGGCGGAGCGAAAAGCTTGGACGTCTTGTCGCCTTCTGCATGGTGCTCGACCTCAGCGGCGTTTTTATCGGCACCGTGTTGGCTGTCGTCGGTGTGCAAGTACTCGGTCCATTTTTCGGCTGGTCAGATTCCGTCAAACACGACGCGCTGATATTCTGCATATTGTTGCTGATCTCCGAACGGTCGGCTCCAACCGGTATATTGCGCCTGTTCGACCGGTTCGGGATTGCCGCCTTTGCCGAAACAGTTACGCCCGTCGTGCGGCTGATCGGCGCCGTGGTCGTCGTCAGCCTCGGTGCTTCGGTCCGGGGACTTCTGGCGGCTTGGGCAATTGCCGAAATGGCAACCGCGATAACACACTGGATACTCGCGCTGCGTTTGATCCCGCTCCATGCGCGCTGGTGGAGGCTTGATGGTTTGCGGGCGGTTCCGGGCGAGCACCCCGGCCTTTGGCGTTTCGCCGGGATTGTGAATGCCACCTCGACATTCGGGCTGGTGGGTAAACAGATTGCGGTGTTGCTGGTTGGCGCTTCGGTTGGCGCAGCAGCGGCAGGTGGTTACCGGATCGCGCACCAGCTTGGGCAGGCGCTGGCGAATATATCCGAAATGCTCTCGCGAGCGACCTTCACCGAACTGATGCGAGCGCGAGCGACACAGACCGCTCAGCAGCTTGCATTGTTGTTCCGTAAAGCTTCGATAATGGCCGGACTGACCGCCTCGGTCATGATTGCGATCATGCTGTTGTTGGGTAAACTGCTGCTTTCGGTTCTGGGCGGCGGGCAATATGCCGCAGCGTATCCGCTTGTGCTGCTACTTGGTACAGCGGCGGCGCTCGATGCGGCAGGGGTCAGTTTTGAGCCAGCACTCCTGGCAACTGGCCGCGCATGGCTGGCATTTCGATTGCGCCTCGTTTCCGGTGCGACGTTGCTCGCCGCACTGTTCGTTGCCCTGGAATGGGGCGGAACGACGACCGCTGCTGCGGCAACATGCGGCGTTGCGGCTCTGACGCTCATCCTGTTCGGAACCGCAGCGTGGCGCGCCGTTCATTATGGTGACTAA
- a CDS encoding glucosamine inositolphosphorylceramide transferase family protein → MLPKTDIWRVGVLPVPMSVVVTGGLAGIAPVWLPAGRPFTYLADPFGMWRDGRLYVFVETYDYRSRHGGIDVLTLDETFRVIDHRPCLRTAWHLSYPFVFEAAGETYMLPEAHKSGALTLYRAKRFPDVWTPVCDIALGESAGEGSAVDATPVFFEGLWWLFYAPATDLYSKMSVLNAAYSKNITGPWYAHSMNPLRETANGARPGGTPVVLDGALVVPLQDCSQTYGGAVRALRISRLSPDTFEAEIGPSIVGGEAFGPYVDGMHTLSACGNVTLFDAKHIDRSMGKWLVDAGRAPIVARKAVKSLWRKIS, encoded by the coding sequence GTGCTTCCCAAGACCGATATCTGGCGCGTTGGCGTGCTGCCCGTGCCGATGTCCGTCGTAGTGACTGGCGGGTTGGCGGGTATCGCGCCCGTCTGGCTGCCTGCTGGTCGCCCTTTCACGTATCTCGCCGACCCGTTCGGCATGTGGCGCGATGGCAGGCTGTACGTGTTTGTCGAAACTTACGATTATCGATCCCGTCACGGTGGCATCGACGTCCTGACGCTCGATGAGACTTTTAGGGTGATCGACCATCGACCATGCTTGCGGACGGCGTGGCACTTATCATACCCGTTCGTTTTCGAAGCGGCGGGCGAAACCTATATGCTGCCCGAGGCGCATAAATCAGGAGCGCTGACGCTTTATCGGGCGAAACGCTTTCCCGATGTCTGGACGCCGGTCTGCGATATTGCGCTGGGTGAGTCCGCAGGAGAGGGCTCTGCGGTCGATGCAACGCCGGTATTCTTTGAGGGGCTGTGGTGGCTATTTTACGCACCCGCAACCGACCTGTATTCCAAGATGAGCGTATTGAATGCAGCCTATTCGAAGAATATTACAGGGCCGTGGTATGCGCATAGCATGAACCCCTTGCGCGAAACTGCCAACGGCGCACGACCGGGAGGGACACCTGTCGTTCTAGACGGTGCGCTTGTCGTACCACTTCAGGATTGCAGCCAGACCTACGGAGGTGCTGTACGCGCGCTGAGGATCAGTCGGCTCAGCCCAGACACGTTCGAAGCGGAGATTGGCCCCTCGATAGTCGGAGGCGAAGCATTCGGGCCTTATGTCGATGGAATGCACACTTTGTCCGCGTGTGGGAATGTTACATTGTTCGACGCCAAACATATCGATCGATCGATGGGCAAATGGCTGGTCGATGCCGGTCGCGCGCCGATCGTTGCTCGCAAGGCAGTGAAAAGTCTTTGGCGTAAAATTTCGTGA
- a CDS encoding glycosyltransferase: MKAQHGLKQDLGLAEAQPYISGFVGQSRPPLSVVPVDPDVSRASAIGIVLHDFSLGGTERIAVRLANEWAETGRTVTIVCGTESGPLRSLVSPRVKLIALDPVIERGFGSRRKLGRAAAKVFSRDTVDLVFIPGNFHWQVVPALARLHGATRPRIAVQLSTPLIRYDRGRFHQQIYNRWMRWQLRGADATISLEDAMTAQADAILRNRITRRIRTPALERAPLASLPLDPANRTIVAAGRLVAVKGFETAISAFALLDDPNARLVILGEGPLRETLQRQAEQLGVADRVELPGYVACIRPWLDKAGMFLLSSRYEGYPAVLIEAIAAGRPVVATRCTPAVEELVDRTGFGASAPIDDPAALADAMARVFAATPVCPVQMAAAVSPFGIENCARDYLGMFDTLCAG; this comes from the coding sequence ATGAAGGCGCAGCATGGTCTTAAGCAAGACCTCGGCCTTGCCGAAGCTCAACCTTATATCAGTGGGTTTGTCGGGCAGTCGCGACCTCCATTGTCGGTCGTCCCGGTCGATCCGGATGTTTCCCGAGCCTCCGCGATTGGTATTGTCCTTCACGATTTCTCGCTTGGAGGAACCGAACGGATTGCCGTCCGCCTTGCCAATGAATGGGCAGAGACCGGACGGACGGTTACGATCGTATGCGGAACCGAAAGCGGCCCGTTACGATCACTGGTGTCCCCGCGGGTCAAACTTATCGCTCTGGACCCGGTCATCGAACGCGGCTTCGGCTCGAGGCGAAAACTCGGACGTGCGGCCGCTAAGGTTTTTTCGCGCGATACCGTCGATCTGGTATTCATTCCCGGAAATTTCCATTGGCAGGTCGTTCCTGCACTCGCGCGGCTTCACGGCGCAACCCGGCCACGTATCGCGGTTCAACTGAGTACGCCCCTAATTCGCTACGACCGGGGACGCTTTCACCAGCAGATTTATAATCGTTGGATGCGCTGGCAGTTGCGGGGCGCGGACGCAACGATATCACTCGAAGATGCGATGACCGCGCAGGCCGATGCGATATTGCGTAATCGGATCACGCGGCGGATCAGGACACCGGCGCTCGAACGTGCGCCACTGGCTTCGCTGCCACTGGACCCTGCAAACCGAACGATCGTGGCGGCTGGACGACTGGTTGCGGTAAAGGGATTCGAAACCGCGATTTCTGCGTTTGCGCTGCTCGATGACCCCAATGCTCGGCTGGTAATTTTGGGGGAAGGGCCACTTCGGGAAACGTTACAACGTCAGGCCGAACAACTGGGTGTTGCCGACCGGGTCGAATTACCGGGTTATGTCGCGTGCATCCGACCGTGGCTCGATAAGGCGGGAATGTTCCTGCTTTCGTCGCGTTACGAAGGGTATCCGGCGGTCCTGATCGAGGCGATTGCCGCTGGCCGGCCAGTTGTGGCGACCCGTTGTACTCCGGCAGTCGAAGAACTGGTTGATCGCACGGGTTTTGGTGCATCGGCTCCGATCGATGATCCGGCGGCATTGGCCGATGCGATGGCGCGGGTTTTTGCGGCCACTCCGGTCTGCCCCGTGCAAATGGCCGCAGCGGTTTCTCCGTTTGGTATAGAAAACTGCGCTCGCGATTATCTCGGGATGTTCGATACGTTGTGCGCAGGGTAA
- a CDS encoding TonB-dependent receptor has translation MARSTAIAVSIQPTTLAVAIPILAQQCGCDIVSTEPNLRSVSVRAIQGIMPIGIALRRLVAGTGYRAVAIDGTSYRIVANPRSETPRVTQARRSTFHEDIGDILVTASKQSIPLLRFPGTIVTVSNLAQRGSAVSVPNLDEIARLNPILQNTELGDGRNKTFIRGIADSSFNGATQSTASTYFGDVQLGYSGPGPGLRLHDVRSVEVMEGPQGTLYGAGSIGGIIRITPNPVVLGQTEGAATAGVSTTVSGTIGYDLSGMINVPMIDDRLGVRVVGYRQRTGGYIDGRGPGRENLNGANITGGRVEVRADLSNGWEVTTGGLRQTISADGAQYADRFAGPLNQFATVPQPFSNAITLGRVVLSKRWDSGLQFTSATGAVQIHSTDVYDATGSPGTIGRAIYDDGRNDLLISQEARLSRSLANGASWLTGFTMVYDRNEESRAMGMIDAPADIIGVTNVTKTISAFAEATLPITPNLSFTVGGRATRARTDGEPSIDAPQSNFVHGRSTLRFDPTLAASWLLAPRVALYGRYQSGFRTGGIAVARGIGRVADFTSDSIRMGEMGLRIERRSETGVAVSTAVSYARWNDIQADLINRRGQPYTANIGNAEIYAFEGKVDWVPVVGLHTGVAFLYTYNRVDGTVAQSSAPVNRRLPDTPPFAANIEIGYRWSGGSQSEYRIAATGRYVGRSVLGSGNLLDVSQGQYGVIDMTGGWRVGKMDVSLSIENLTNARANRFSFGNPFTFALRDQTTPLQPLTFRVGIAVSF, from the coding sequence ATGGCGCGAAGCACAGCCATTGCAGTTTCAATCCAGCCGACCACGCTTGCCGTTGCGATCCCCATATTGGCCCAGCAATGCGGCTGCGATATTGTCAGTACGGAGCCAAACCTTCGGAGTGTTTCCGTTCGGGCGATCCAGGGCATTATGCCGATCGGCATTGCGCTCAGGCGATTGGTTGCCGGAACCGGATATCGGGCGGTCGCTATAGATGGTACAAGTTATCGCATAGTTGCAAATCCGCGGTCGGAAACACCGCGCGTTACACAAGCCCGGCGCTCGACGTTTCATGAAGATATTGGCGATATCCTCGTCACGGCGAGCAAACAGTCTATTCCCCTGCTCAGGTTTCCAGGGACAATCGTGACGGTAAGCAATTTGGCCCAGCGTGGCAGCGCGGTAAGCGTGCCAAACCTTGATGAGATCGCTCGGCTTAATCCGATCTTGCAGAATACAGAGCTGGGTGACGGGCGGAACAAGACCTTTATCAGAGGTATTGCCGACAGCAGCTTCAATGGCGCGACCCAGTCCACCGCGAGCACATATTTCGGCGATGTCCAACTTGGCTATTCCGGGCCGGGTCCGGGCCTTCGCTTGCATGACGTGCGTAGCGTCGAAGTGATGGAGGGGCCGCAGGGCACCCTTTATGGCGCTGGATCAATCGGCGGAATCATCCGAATTACGCCCAATCCGGTCGTGCTCGGCCAGACAGAAGGCGCAGCTACTGCCGGCGTGTCCACGACAGTCAGCGGTACAATCGGGTACGATCTCAGCGGTATGATAAATGTGCCAATGATCGATGATCGGCTTGGCGTTCGCGTGGTCGGTTATCGCCAGCGTACTGGTGGTTACATCGATGGCCGGGGGCCGGGACGTGAAAATCTTAACGGTGCTAATATCACCGGCGGCCGGGTCGAAGTCAGAGCCGACCTTTCCAATGGCTGGGAAGTTACGACAGGCGGGCTGAGGCAGACGATAAGTGCGGATGGCGCGCAATATGCCGATCGTTTCGCGGGGCCACTTAACCAGTTTGCGACCGTGCCGCAGCCCTTTTCCAACGCGATCACACTTGGACGCGTCGTTTTAAGCAAACGCTGGGACAGTGGTTTGCAGTTCACTTCGGCTACCGGGGCTGTCCAAATCCATTCAACCGATGTGTACGATGCCACCGGTTCACCGGGCACGATCGGTCGGGCGATCTATGACGATGGCCGGAACGACCTGTTAATCTCCCAAGAAGCGCGCCTCTCACGATCGTTGGCAAACGGAGCTTCATGGTTGACTGGATTCACAATGGTTTATGACAGGAATGAAGAAAGTCGCGCAATGGGTATGATTGATGCACCCGCTGACATTATCGGCGTGACCAACGTCACGAAGACTATATCAGCCTTCGCGGAAGCCACGCTGCCGATAACGCCGAATCTGTCTTTCACAGTTGGCGGCCGCGCTACCCGGGCGCGCACCGACGGCGAGCCTTCCATCGACGCCCCACAGAGTAATTTTGTTCACGGTCGATCCACGCTCAGGTTCGACCCAACGCTCGCTGCGTCGTGGTTACTCGCGCCAAGAGTCGCGCTTTACGGTCGGTATCAGTCAGGGTTTCGGACAGGCGGAATCGCAGTTGCTCGCGGTATCGGTCGTGTTGCGGACTTTACATCGGATTCGATCAGGATGGGCGAGATGGGACTGCGGATCGAGCGGCGATCAGAAACAGGGGTCGCGGTTTCAACGGCGGTTTCCTACGCACGCTGGAACGATATTCAGGCGGACCTGATCAATCGGCGGGGGCAACCCTACACTGCTAACATCGGGAATGCCGAAATCTATGCGTTTGAAGGTAAGGTGGATTGGGTTCCCGTGGTGGGTCTGCACACGGGTGTTGCCTTCCTTTACACATATAATCGAGTGGATGGGACCGTCGCCCAATCGTCAGCTCCCGTGAACCGGAGACTGCCCGACACCCCGCCGTTCGCGGCCAATATAGAGATCGGTTATCGCTGGTCTGGCGGGTCACAGAGCGAATATCGAATTGCCGCTACCGGTCGATATGTCGGGCGTTCGGTGCTCGGTTCCGGGAACCTCCTCGATGTCAGTCAGGGTCAATATGGCGTGATTGATATGACCGGTGGATGGCGGGTCGGGAAGATGGACGTGTCGCTCAGTATCGAGAATCTGACGAATGCACGGGCAAATCGGTTTTCTTTCGGTAACCCGTTCACCTTCGCATTGCGCGATCAGACGACGCCGCTTCAGCCGCTGACTTTTCGTGTCGGCATTGCTGTCTCATTTTAG
- a CDS encoding FecR family protein, giving the protein MNVEKGDIVDQAIDWHLRRHDMDNAGWHEFISWLEASPLHASAYDAIALQDNIPVVAERPVAANDDAKPRWRMIGTGVAAAIAATIIGFAVMPADGRYTIVTQPGEQRDVALSDGTRIEVNGATRLTLDHHNLRVATLEQGEATFHVRHDAGEPFTLQSGERTIEDAGTIFNVSRAGPRLDVQVAEGAVVFEPGKQSVRLTPGSAITVAEDNMTVAVSQIAVETVGGWRHGALSYANVPLSVVGDAVKRRYRVDLTLTGDLSGRSFTGMVRLTGDAARDIPHIAGLIGADWQKHGSRWILSPKGTAAR; this is encoded by the coding sequence GTGAACGTCGAGAAGGGCGATATTGTCGATCAGGCAATCGACTGGCACCTGCGTCGTCACGACATGGATAATGCGGGTTGGCATGAATTCATATCGTGGCTGGAAGCCAGCCCGCTTCATGCAAGTGCCTATGATGCGATCGCGCTCCAGGATAATATTCCCGTGGTTGCAGAGCGTCCTGTGGCCGCCAATGATGATGCGAAGCCGCGCTGGCGGATGATCGGTACTGGTGTGGCGGCAGCGATCGCGGCGACGATCATCGGATTTGCCGTAATGCCAGCCGACGGTCGATATACGATCGTGACCCAGCCGGGGGAGCAGCGCGACGTGGCGCTGAGCGATGGCACGCGGATAGAAGTGAACGGAGCGACCCGCCTGACGCTGGACCACCACAATCTGCGCGTCGCCACGTTGGAACAGGGCGAAGCGACATTCCATGTCCGCCATGATGCTGGCGAGCCGTTTACCCTGCAATCGGGTGAGCGTACGATCGAGGACGCGGGGACAATATTCAACGTAAGCCGCGCGGGGCCACGCCTTGATGTACAGGTTGCAGAGGGCGCTGTCGTGTTTGAACCGGGCAAACAGTCGGTCAGGCTCACCCCCGGAAGCGCCATAACGGTGGCTGAGGACAATATGACGGTCGCCGTCTCGCAAATCGCGGTAGAGACGGTCGGCGGCTGGCGACACGGGGCGCTGTCATATGCCAATGTTCCACTGTCGGTCGTCGGAGATGCTGTGAAGCGGCGCTATCGTGTCGATCTGACGCTGACTGGCGACTTGTCCGGGCGATCCTTTACCGGCATGGTTCGGCTGACAGGCGATGCGGCGCGGGACATCCCGCATATTGCTGGCCTGATAGGGGCGGACTGGCAGAAACATGGCTCGCGGTGGATTTTGTCGCCGAAAGGCACTGCTGCGCGCTAA
- a CDS encoding RNA polymerase sigma factor, producing MAQTELMATFLQERPMLMRLLVARLGNREDAEDAAQELWLKLIDLPPVPIAHNAAYLYRMAANLASDRRTSATSGTARDRAWLEVQPVAEELPDAERALLARERLSHIAEILNAMPERMSAAFRMFRVEGQSQKTIAEALGISVSGVEKLLQRAYRQVHDAGSAFGEESAGSHRLGVMKDIIS from the coding sequence ATGGCACAGACAGAGCTGATGGCGACATTCCTGCAGGAGCGCCCGATGCTGATGCGCCTGCTTGTCGCTCGGCTTGGCAATCGGGAAGATGCGGAAGACGCTGCGCAGGAATTATGGCTCAAGCTGATCGACCTTCCGCCCGTGCCCATCGCTCATAATGCGGCTTATCTATACCGGATGGCGGCGAATTTGGCATCCGATAGGCGGACATCGGCGACGAGCGGGACGGCGCGGGACCGGGCCTGGCTGGAGGTTCAGCCGGTTGCAGAAGAGTTGCCCGATGCCGAGCGTGCCTTGTTGGCGCGCGAACGATTGAGCCATATCGCCGAGATCCTGAATGCTATGCCCGAACGCATGAGCGCAGCGTTCAGAATGTTCAGAGTAGAGGGGCAGTCGCAAAAGACGATTGCCGAGGCGCTGGGGATCAGTGTGAGCGGTGTGGAGAAGCTGTTGCAACGGGCTTATCGGCAGGTTCACGATGCTGGCTCTGCCTTTGGTGAGGAAAGCGCAGGTTCACATCGTCTAGGGGTTATGAAGGATATTATATCGTGA